aaactctttttgtgattttgtggtGGATCTGAgctaaatggttaaagtattagactaaatagtcttgtcactctaaacCGATGAACCTCGGCAAATTAAAGTGTCGTTCCCGTAAAAAATAAAAGTGGCGTAAAAAATCCAGACTGGCCTGATAGCACTGTTTTTCAACGgttcacaacaaattaactgaggATTGTTTCTAGAGTCATCAATGGAAAGTCgtctttccattgtaatatacTGTAGCTTGTAAATATATTGCAACTCAAACACTTTTGGCCTTcatgttgtaatatatttttttattttttgttacattttataatattctgtaactactgtagttgatacaacaatactagacaGTTTACTAGTAAATGGgttataaatgattttttttgttgttgacatttctgacattacataagttagggaaatcattaaatgttcttacatCTCTGTCTGTGGCACTGACCCCCTCCCACCAAGAAAGTgatactcccccaccccctcccatcacccAAAGCAATCTGTGTTCGCCCTTAAAATTATTGGCTATCGTTGACTCATTCgagtcttcaaatgtaacatgcatgatctacactttatgcagagtACTTTTgtctacatggcttgtgtattactatctagtaattttctttcatactcttttttTGACAGAAACACCTATGGTGTCCACCACGGAACAGCTCCCTgagagacctccagaagacttaCATTTGGAAGAGACTTTGAAAGATAACGTaacatcagacagagacaataaattggaatcccaagcccctgtagccgatagtctcattatggacatgaaagcctCCATCTCATCTCCGAGTAAAGTACGGTCTAACTCAGAAcagatcaggaaaggcttaccagacgataacctcctgaaggcagaagaagacagagggattagaaataggactaaagttgaagaaTCGGAAAGTGATTCGATCCAGCTAGTCCTGCCTGTCTCGaactttcaggatcacaaactttttgagccactgatgttgcagcttcttaaaagatatatgtatatatattatatatatatatatgcaagctTTTCTACTTTTGTATgaccatgtgtgtaaatattgaagcactaaggatatgcagttttttgaaaggtcaattgaggtcatcagTGGCCAAAATACATAAAACCTTGTAGTCAAGTTTAGTGAACATCTGTAGCATCGGTAAAATGTCATAGTTAGGTGGTAGCTCCCCctcactgagcattacactttgagcagttctgttaagaggtcaaatgtaaattggagtcatcagctgccaaaagcCTGAAATTCTTGTCGACATATTTAGCTTCAAAATCAAAGCTGTGATTATCCAcatgctcagaaatgtacaagaactgaatgttctatgaagagggcaaaggtcacttagggtcaaattctgaccacct
Above is a genomic segment from Apostichopus japonicus isolate 1M-3 chromosome 5, ASM3797524v1, whole genome shotgun sequence containing:
- the LOC139967443 gene encoding uncharacterized protein, whose protein sequence is MIDKDGYLQGMQGIKMTNEAIHDRMKTLKDSVVNSEDSVKRLVAEIKMLGQRVVESHKAIQMEEEPETPMVSTTEQLPERPPEDLHLEETLKDNVTSDRDNKLESQAPVADSLIMDMKASISSPSKVRSNSEQIRKGLPDDNLLKAEEDRGIRNRTKVEESESDSIQLVLPVSNFQDHKLFEPLMLQLLKRYMYIYYIYIYASFSTFV